The Collimonas sp. PA-H2 genome contains a region encoding:
- a CDS encoding GDP-mannose 4,6-dehydratase — protein MTKTALITGVTGQDGAYLAKLLLDKDYKVYGLLARRSSDTLWRLRELGILERLQFIEGDLADATSAIRAVCQSRPDEIYNLGAQSFVGTSWNQPVVTGMVDGLGVTHMLEAIRQFCPAARFYQASTSEMFGLIQAQHQDENTPFYPRSPYGVAKLYGHWITVNYRESFGLHASSGILFNHESPLRGIEFVTRKVTDAAARIKLGKQRELRLGNIDAKRDWGFAGDYVEAMWLMLQQEQAEDYVIATGVTTSVREMCRIAFSHLGLDYEEHLVIDPQLFRPAEVDVLLGNPAKALRKLGWKPKTGLEQLMQQMVDADMRRLTLAKE, from the coding sequence ATGACAAAGACAGCATTGATTACCGGCGTCACCGGGCAAGACGGCGCTTACCTGGCCAAGCTGCTGCTTGACAAGGATTACAAGGTGTACGGCCTGCTGGCAAGGCGCAGCAGCGACACTTTATGGCGCTTGCGCGAACTGGGGATCCTGGAGCGGCTGCAATTCATAGAAGGCGATCTGGCGGACGCCACTTCCGCCATACGCGCCGTGTGCCAGTCGCGTCCCGACGAAATCTATAACCTGGGTGCGCAAAGCTTTGTCGGCACCTCCTGGAACCAGCCGGTGGTGACCGGGATGGTGGATGGCCTGGGCGTCACCCACATGCTGGAAGCGATTCGCCAGTTCTGCCCGGCGGCGCGCTTCTATCAGGCCTCCACCAGCGAAATGTTCGGCCTGATCCAGGCACAGCACCAGGACGAAAACACGCCGTTCTATCCACGCAGCCCGTATGGCGTCGCCAAGCTTTACGGCCACTGGATCACCGTCAATTATCGTGAAAGTTTCGGCCTGCACGCCTCCAGCGGCATCCTGTTCAATCATGAATCGCCTTTGCGCGGCATCGAATTCGTTACCCGCAAGGTGACCGACGCCGCGGCGCGCATCAAGCTCGGCAAGCAGCGCGAGCTGCGGCTGGGGAATATCGACGCCAAGCGCGATTGGGGATTTGCCGGCGATTACGTGGAAGCGATGTGGCTGATGCTGCAGCAAGAGCAGGCAGAGGACTACGTGATCGCCACTGGCGTCACTACCAGCGTGCGCGAGATGTGCCGGATTGCGTTTTCCCATCTCGGTCTGGATTATGAAGAGCACCTGGTGATCGACCCGCAACTGTTCCGCCCGGCTGAAGTAGACGTCTTGCTTGGCAATCCGGCCAAGGCGCTGCGCAAGCTGGGCTGGAAGCCGAAGACCGGACTGGAACAATTGATGCAGCAAATGGTTGACGCCGATATGCGCCGCCTAACCTTAGCTAAAGAGTAG